One genomic region from Neoarius graeffei isolate fNeoGra1 chromosome 4, fNeoGra1.pri, whole genome shotgun sequence encodes:
- the LOC132884625 gene encoding phospholipase A2 inhibitor gamma subunit B-like, translating to MLKVMLMSPISLLPELKQYTNQHLSIKMKLLLALYISFSLFFSVTMLDCLNCTSDSGLCNTTFSQQCPPGNSCTPLRYNYSVPGLNVKMIGEIHGCLPQAVCNQANPGVLETTYSANVGVASGFLSISCCESDNCNIIIIPEPDNKPNGLQCLSCKRLTDTTCTSSISCVGSQGHCMTEQVRFLDLANLTIKGCASKSFCDISFQNSTLGDVHCCSRNLCNGSEAWNRQDVGLLLMILTAIKLLQ from the exons ACACCAATCAACATTTGTCCATCAAAATGAAGTTGCTTCTTGCCTTgtacatctctttctctctcttcttctcag TAACCATGCTGGATTGTTTAAACTGCACTAGTGATTCAGGATTGTGTAACACCACGTTTTCACAACAGTGTCCACCAGGCAACTCATGTACTCCTTTGAGATACAATTATTCTGTGCCAG GGCTTAATGTGAAAATGATTGGGGAGATTCATGGCTGCCTTCCACAGGCTGTCTGTAATCAAGCAAATCCAGGTGTTTTAGAAACCACTTACTCGGCTAATGTTGGAGTAGCAAGTGGTTTCCTTTCCATCTCTTGCTGTGAATCTGATAATTGCAACATCATCATTATCCCTG AGCCAGACAACAAACCAAATGGACTTCAGTGTTTAAGCTGCAAGAGGTTAACAGACACAACATGCACCTCTTCTATTTCTTGTGTGGGAAGTCAAGGTCATTGTATGACTGAACAGGTTAGGT TTTTAGACCTGGCAAACTTAACAATCAAGGGATGTGCCTCTAAAAGCTTCTGTGATATCAGTTTTCAAAATTCCACACTGGGAGATGTCCACTGTTGCTCAAGAAACTTGTGTAATGGGAGTGAAGCCTGGAATAGACAGGATGTTGGTCTGTTACTGATGATCCTAACTGCTATTAAACTACTTCAATAA